From Coffea arabica cultivar ET-39 chromosome 10e, Coffea Arabica ET-39 HiFi, whole genome shotgun sequence, one genomic window encodes:
- the LOC140015117 gene encoding uncharacterized protein, with product MVVDTLSRLHGGDQDQTAQQGSCLALSIIKPLWIQELQESYDSDTHCQDIIAQLILDPASQPQYEWNNGLLRHNESLPNSQGYDTIMVVIDRLRWLALAEWWYNSSYHSSLQLTPFDALYGYKPTPLPLGPHLDSVIPAAAQLLQDRLRISNSIRDHLTKAQQRTKFFADQQRMERTFEVGDWVFLKLRPYKQQTVAIKKCLKLATRFCGPFQVEAKVELVAYHLKLPAGAKIHPVFHVSL from the exons atgGTAGTAGATACATTGTCTAGATTGCATGGAGGAGACCAGGATCAAACAGCACAGCAGGGATCATGTTTGGCCCTTTCCATCATTAAGCCACTATGGATACAAGAACTTCAAGAGAGTTATGATTCAGACACTCATTGCCAGGACATCATTGCTCAATTAATACTAGACCCTGCCTCCCAACCACAGTATGAATGGAACAATGGTCTGTTAAGGCACAATG AAAGTCTGCCAAATTCACAAGGCTATGATACCATAATGGTGGTGATTGATAGACTAAG GTGGCTAGCCTTAGCAGAGTGGTGGTATAATTCATCTTATCATTCTAGCTTACAGTTGACCCCTTTTGATGCCTTGTATGGATACAAACCTACTCCTTTACCTCTTGGTCCTCACTTGGACAGTGTCATACCAGCAGCAGCTCAATTACTCCAGGACAGGTTACGAATTTCCAATAGCATCAGGGATCATCTGACTAAAGCACAACAAAGAACGAAATTTTTTGCTGATCAGCAGCGAATGGAAAGAACCTTTGAAGTTGGTGATTGGGTTTTCCTAAAACTACGGCCTTATAAACAGCAAACGGTTGCCATCAAAAAATGTCTTAAGCTTGCTACTAGATTCTGTGGTCCCTTTCAGGTTGAAGCTAAGGTTGAACTAGTGGCCTATCATCTCAAATTACCTGCAGGGGCCAAGATTCACCCAGTCTTCCATGtttcattataa